One window of Mesorhizobium sp. PAMC28654 genomic DNA carries:
- a CDS encoding aldo/keto reductase — protein sequence MHKRRLGRTDLLVTQICLGSMTWGQQNTEAEGHAQMDLAFSRGVNFIDTAELYPIPPKAETQGRTEKIIGSWMKAKGNRDKVILASKVVGRTANTWFRGDRPSQLVRADIFDAVDKSLAKLGTDYLDLYQIHWPERDIPWGANPTRIGAVAPRSDSVGAPSDETPIAETLAVFDELVKLGKIRHFGLSNENSWGVMRFLAESDKGGGPRVASIQNAYNLVNRTFEVNLAEVCEREEVSLLAYSPLAQGYLTGKYDHGARPQGSRSQLFNRGQRYETLNAAQALLEYNELARSFGMEPALFANAYVSSRPFMTSNIIGATSVAQLDMALSSADVVWTEEMQKAVDAVHQRVGNPCP from the coding sequence ATGCACAAACGCCGTCTTGGTCGGACCGATCTTCTTGTCACCCAGATTTGCCTGGGTTCGATGACCTGGGGCCAGCAGAACACGGAAGCGGAAGGGCATGCCCAGATGGACCTGGCCTTTTCGCGCGGGGTCAATTTCATCGACACCGCCGAACTCTACCCGATCCCGCCCAAGGCGGAGACACAAGGGCGGACCGAGAAGATCATCGGCAGCTGGATGAAGGCCAAGGGAAACCGCGACAAGGTCATCCTGGCCTCGAAAGTCGTCGGCCGTACCGCCAACACGTGGTTTCGCGGCGACAGGCCGTCGCAACTTGTGCGCGCCGATATTTTTGACGCCGTCGACAAATCGCTGGCCAAGCTCGGCACCGACTATCTTGACCTCTATCAGATTCACTGGCCGGAACGAGACATACCCTGGGGGGCCAACCCGACACGCATCGGCGCCGTAGCGCCACGCTCCGATTCCGTTGGAGCGCCGAGCGACGAGACGCCGATCGCCGAGACGCTTGCGGTATTCGATGAACTGGTGAAGCTCGGCAAGATCCGTCATTTCGGCCTGTCGAACGAGAATTCGTGGGGCGTGATGCGTTTCCTTGCCGAGAGCGACAAAGGGGGCGGTCCTCGCGTCGCGTCGATCCAGAATGCCTACAATCTCGTCAACCGCACCTTCGAGGTGAACCTGGCCGAGGTCTGCGAGCGGGAAGAGGTGTCGCTGCTCGCCTATTCGCCGCTGGCGCAGGGCTATCTGACCGGCAAGTATGACCATGGCGCGCGACCGCAAGGCTCGCGTTCGCAGCTGTTCAATCGCGGCCAGCGTTACGAGACGCTCAATGCGGCGCAAGCGCTGCTCGAGTACAACGAACTTGCGCGCTCCTTCGGCATGGAGCCGGCGCTGTTCGCCAACGCCTATGTGTCGAGCCGCCCATTCATGACGTCGAACATCATCGGCGCCACCAGCGTCGCGCAACTCGACATGGCGCTGTCTTCGGCGGACGTTGTTTGGACCGAAGAGATGCAGAAAGCGGTCGATGCCGTGCACCAGCGCGTCGGCAATCCGTGCCCTTGA
- a CDS encoding DUF1993 family protein, whose product MTISMYEASVPVFSARLKALSTVLATAEQNAIERKIDPQVFLTSRLAPDMYALTRQVQIATDHAKGAPSRLAGLDVPKYEDSEASFADLEARIAKTVAHLATFSAADIDGSDDKMIDLKLGGREISMGGMQYLLHLAMPNFYFHLTTAYDILRHNGVPLGKATFLGAR is encoded by the coding sequence TTGACGATATCGATGTATGAGGCGTCCGTGCCGGTGTTCTCGGCCAGGCTGAAGGCACTTTCCACAGTGCTGGCGACGGCCGAACAGAATGCCATCGAGCGCAAGATCGACCCGCAGGTGTTTTTGACCTCTCGCCTGGCGCCCGACATGTACGCGCTGACCCGGCAGGTCCAGATCGCGACCGACCATGCCAAAGGCGCGCCGTCGCGGTTGGCCGGGCTTGACGTGCCGAAATATGAGGATAGCGAGGCAAGCTTTGCCGATCTCGAAGCGCGCATTGCCAAGACGGTCGCCCATCTGGCGACATTCTCGGCCGCCGATATCGATGGCTCCGACGACAAGATGATCGATCTGAAGCTTGGTGGGCGCGAGATATCCATGGGCGGCATGCAGTATCTGCTGCATCTGGCCATGCCCAATTTCTATTTTCACCTGACCACGGCCTACGACATCCTGCGCCATAATGGCGTGCCATTGGGCAAGGCGACGTTCCTCGGGGCGCGTTGA
- a CDS encoding DUF1176 domain-containing protein, whose protein sequence is MKRALFAATAFCSLAVVGQTAHAADAPYVDDRTDATTVIHSLYSAINRHEFSRAWSYFGETKPAKDFDTFVKGYDGTETVDVKTGAVSEDGAAGSIYYAVPVAIRAKAKDGSEKVFAGCYTVRQVNAQIQEPPFDPIHIEKGELKPATAAFDEAVPVSCGDGPPPPKKDAALEQAKKAFAATYGDQCDKEMPGGGPRGEPDAYSLHYRDAGAAASDPDRETRLFRFFCSMAAYNESSVYYVADDVAGVRQLQFAAPTLDIHYENNNSEGKVQAINIIGFQTDDQAINSEYDDATKTITSFTKWRGVGDASSTGTYLFRNGSFSLVQYDVDASYDGEVNPQTILDYNTAP, encoded by the coding sequence ATGAAACGCGCCCTTTTCGCAGCGACTGCTTTTTGCTCCCTTGCGGTTGTCGGCCAGACCGCGCACGCCGCAGACGCCCCCTATGTCGACGACAGGACGGATGCGACAACGGTTATCCATTCGCTTTACAGCGCCATCAACCGGCATGAATTCTCGCGTGCCTGGAGCTATTTCGGAGAAACAAAGCCGGCTAAAGACTTCGATACATTTGTCAAAGGTTACGATGGCACCGAAACCGTCGACGTGAAAACCGGTGCGGTATCCGAAGATGGAGCAGCCGGCAGCATCTACTACGCCGTTCCCGTCGCCATTCGCGCCAAAGCCAAGGATGGCAGCGAAAAGGTCTTTGCCGGCTGCTACACGGTGCGCCAGGTCAACGCGCAGATCCAGGAGCCGCCGTTCGACCCCATCCATATCGAAAAGGGCGAACTGAAGCCGGCGACAGCCGCCTTCGACGAAGCCGTGCCGGTAAGCTGTGGTGACGGACCGCCGCCACCGAAAAAGGACGCGGCGCTGGAGCAGGCCAAGAAGGCATTTGCCGCCACCTATGGCGACCAATGCGACAAGGAAATGCCTGGCGGCGGTCCTCGCGGAGAGCCGGATGCCTACAGCCTTCACTACAGGGATGCGGGCGCGGCGGCCAGCGACCCCGACCGCGAGACACGATTGTTCCGCTTCTTCTGCTCAATGGCCGCCTACAATGAAAGCTCGGTCTATTACGTCGCCGACGACGTAGCGGGCGTGCGGCAATTGCAGTTCGCCGCACCGACACTCGACATCCACTATGAAAACAACAACAGCGAAGGCAAGGTGCAGGCGATCAACATCATCGGCTTCCAGACCGATGACCAGGCCATCAATTCCGAATACGACGACGCCACGAAAACCATCACGTCCTTCACCAAATGGCGCGGCGTGGGCGATGCGTCGTCAACCGGCACCTATCTGTTCCGCAACGGCAGTTTCTCGCTGGTACAGTATGATGTCGATGCGTCCTATGACGGCGAGGTCAACCCGCAGACCATTCTCGACTACAATACCGCCCCATGA
- a CDS encoding alpha/beta hydrolase family protein translates to MFSRLRSFCVFLAVTALLSSVAQGQTLTLKPFKDDLFAYPAKLSSDNNGAYTVFDYREMRDINARDEVPERRVHAQYTDTSVRKVQQDLSLKTDVGDVKHVAVGKTEGAGIIVLYLHGQGGSRKQGVDDFTFGGNFNRLKNLMAQNDGLYLSPDFPDFGDTGAAQVAALIDHYAEQSPGAKIFVACGSMGGALCWKIAARKDTGGRINGLLLLGSLWDESFFSSPAFKRRVPVFFGQGSHDVVFPVANQEAFFRSILAKSKTYPTRFVRFETGTHGTPIRMTDWRGTLNWMLSKAP, encoded by the coding sequence ATGTTTTCTCGCCTCCGATCTTTCTGTGTCTTCCTGGCCGTTACGGCGTTGTTGTCGTCTGTCGCCCAAGGTCAGACGCTGACGCTAAAACCCTTCAAGGATGACCTCTTCGCCTATCCGGCCAAGCTCTCGTCGGACAACAATGGCGCTTATACGGTCTTCGACTATCGGGAAATGCGCGACATCAACGCCCGCGATGAGGTTCCCGAGCGCCGGGTGCATGCACAATATACCGATACGAGCGTTCGCAAGGTGCAGCAGGACCTGTCGTTGAAGACAGATGTGGGCGATGTCAAACACGTCGCAGTCGGCAAGACCGAGGGCGCCGGGATCATCGTTCTGTACCTTCACGGGCAGGGCGGCAGCCGCAAGCAGGGCGTTGACGACTTCACCTTCGGGGGCAATTTCAACCGGCTGAAGAATCTGATGGCCCAGAATGACGGCCTTTATCTGTCGCCGGATTTCCCCGATTTCGGTGACACAGGCGCCGCGCAAGTCGCGGCATTGATTGATCATTATGCCGAACAGTCGCCGGGCGCGAAAATCTTCGTCGCTTGCGGCTCGATGGGCGGCGCCTTGTGCTGGAAGATCGCCGCCCGCAAGGACACAGGCGGGCGCATCAATGGCCTGCTGCTGCTTGGCTCGCTATGGGACGAAAGCTTCTTCTCCAGCCCAGCCTTCAAGCGCCGGGTGCCGGTCTTCTTCGGTCAGGGCAGCCATGACGTGGTTTTTCCGGTGGCGAACCAGGAGGCTTTTTTCCGCTCCATCCTGGCCAAATCCAAGACCTATCCGACCCGCTTTGTCCGATTCGAGACGGGCACCCATGGCACACCGATCCGCATGACCGACTGGCGCGGCACGCTCAACTGGATGCTGTCGAAAGCGCCGTGA